In the Pocillopora verrucosa isolate sample1 chromosome 4, ASM3666991v2, whole genome shotgun sequence genome, CTTCAGAGGAATATATTTCCCCTAAAGTGTTACGAAGATAGATTTGCGACTGATCTTCCATTCCAATTTCCTTCTTCAACTCTAGCGCTTTGCTCTGATACCAGATTGCTTTCTCGTTGTGACCTTGAGCAAAATAAACATTACCAAGAAAAACGTAACAAGACAcctctctttgtttttcatcaatCCCTTTCACGATTTTAAGTGCATTCTTAGCATGCTCAATGGCTTGCTCATATTTTCCAAGAGCAAAATTCAAGGCGGCAAAACTAATTAAAACTGATGTCTTTAATTGTATGTGTCCGACTTCTTCACTGACTTTCAGAGCTTTCTGTAAATATTCGCATGCTTTCTGATATTGACCAGTAGAAATATAAATATCACTGATATTAGCAAATGTCATGGCAAGATCCACTTTGTTTCCAGTTTTTTCGAGAACATCAATAGCCTTTTCTAAATAGCTCTTGGCTTTCTCATCATCACCAAGATAACTGGGAAGTTTGCTGGCATTTTTATAGCATATTCCCATGATTTCGAGATCCCCTTTTTCCTCGCAGAGTTTAATGGCTTTTTGGTGATATTGTCTTGCCTTCTCATAATCACCGAAGGACATATAAAGATTTCCAAGGTCAGTGAGGTTTCCAGCCTTTTTGACACCTGCGTCTGATTTGAGTTGAAGGGCTCTTTCAAGATATTCTAGGGCTTTTCGAAACTGACCGAGTTTCCTTGAAACTTTTCCAATAAAGTACAGATTTGCTGCCTCCAACACTCTGTCTTCGATGTCTACACTAAGTTTAAGGCTTTTTTCGTAATATTCAAGTGCCTTTTTGAAGTCACCACGTGCCTCATACACTCCACCAATGTTGTTGTAGGATGTTCCTTCATCTTTTCTGCGTCCAAGTCTTTTACGAATCTCGAGTGCTTTTTCGTGGAAATCAAGTGCTACCTCAAGATTGCCCAGGTAGTTATGATTCATTACTCCCATGTTGTTGTAGTATATCGCTTGCTGTATCTCATCTCCAATttccttatttattttaaatgctTTCTCATAATAGTGACGAGCCTTTTCATAATTTCCACGCACATTACATACCTCACCAATGTTGTTGTAAACCCATCCCTCGAGTTCTTGTTTCTCATGTCTTGATAGTCCACTTACATCAAGAGCCTTTTGATAATGCTCCATAGCTCTTTCATACTGGCACTCAATGTGAAGCGATCTACCCAAGTGGCAGTGACACCACGCCTCTCTCAATCTAGGACCAGCTTTTTCGTAGATGCACAATGCCTTTTTTAGGCAGCTGATTGATTCTTTGATCCGACCGAGGTCATAGAATTTAAGACCACGTTCCTCGAGTAACAGAACTGCCCTCATAAACTTTTGGCGTATCACATATTCGATCAGTGTCAGTACGGAAGAGGGTTTGCTCACTGACAGTTGATTCAATAATACCAAGCACTCAAAATACAAGCCAATGGATTCAGCCCAGCGATTTGTGTTGGTTAGAAATACCGCCACAGCATACCCAATGAGGAAAGCTTTCACCGCTGGTATTTTGTCCATCTTTCTGCTGTTCCCCAATAGAttactaaaaaaacaaacagaaacaataaCCAAGATGTCAATATATTTGTATCTAACAGGAACATCAGCTAAGCGTGGATACCTTTGTTCTTTTAGGCTGGAATATATCCTATAATCCCAACAAAGTGGTCAAACGTCACACTCCCCTCGTCAATTGTAACGTCACCTTTGTGCGAAGTTGGCAAATCTTTTTCACTGCTACGGGGTTGCGTGGTTTTGAATCTCCTCGGCGATATATCGGCTGTTGATTCGTGATTATGCAAAGGTAACCCAAGCTCGCAAAATGAGCCTTCGTAAGTATGTAAATATGTCATGAGTTGCGCTACGGAcgaaatataattattttcatggGAATAAATAGAGCTCTCTCGACGTAAAAAATCTGAACTTGTTTTGAatataaataaacttatttaaaaaagaacaacGTGGATTTACTAAAGCAGGGTTTAATGGCCCCAGATCATTCCGAAAAAATCATATGATCcggtaaatttgtttttatttaaaactaggCTCATTTTGCGAGCTCAAACCGACAGCCTTCGTATGGAAAAACAACAACTGTGCGGGTGCTTTAACACCTGGTGTCACATAACAGAGGATGTAGTCCGCACAAAAGACGTAATTTTGGCCAGCGAGTGCTCATATTGTCTTGGTGAAAATTATAGCTGCaatctttgatttttagggCGAGGGAAGGCTGGGAAGAGAAAGTAATAGTGGTAAGGGGGCGAGTGACATGGCCAGTTGCGAGCTTGTAACGTTGActcgccctaataagacgcctgccCCGAGAAGAAGCCTGCACAATATGCAGGTTAGAGAGGATGAGGACTTCACTCTCTCTTGTTACGGCTGTAAAGAAATATCGACCACCATGACAAAGGGTAGTAAGTGGTTTCTTGGTCGCCTTGTCTACGTCATGCGAAGTATCGATTACAGATGGCTTCATTTACAATACGAGGAGATCTATAAaagtgaaaacttgaaaaaaggtttATCTTGCAAGTTgtttgttagaaaaaaacataATGCGAAAACTGAGTAAACGGCGGCAAAGACCTAAAGTGGCCCCTAAGTCACGAGACCAATCTCATTGTCAAGTCTGTTCGGGCGTAAGGTTCGCGTCGACCATAATCCTTtaacccccatgagtgaccaagaaagaatttctccttacaatatcaatacaatatcaagcaggcaagtgacgagaataatgaaaaatattaattaggggataattagtcgatccaataccaaattctccaaattaacatcacgAGAactttatggcagacagtaaggagaattactaatgagatcttgggagtttaagggtcaACACCATACTTCCGCTGAAAACTAATTAACGGTGTGTATGATCTAGTGAGCCTATTCTGGTAATTCTGCTGATGGCTCTAATTTTCTCGCTGTTTCAACACGAATGCATAAATATTACTAGTAATAAGATAACTGAAGTGCATACCATTTAGGGCTTGGTTGTTTAAAGCTGGGTTAGGTAACCCAAAGTTagtgtgaaattttatttaatagcACATATTCTTTTGTcaagaatttgattttttggATGCTCTAAATCAAATTGAGAAAATTATCCGAAAGAGGCTtttgaaaaaagtaataaagaaacctggattaaaatttaaccatgGGTTTGCTCTAATCGGCCATCGTACAACTGGGCACAGAGCTTTAAGAAGGGTGTTACTAACTGTGGATCAGCAGAACGCGGATCCTCTGGAACCAGCAGAACTTGCGgaaccattcattttttgtagaaaaaaataataatgaaataacatGAGAACTTAAAATACCTTAACAATGTTCGAGATTTCTTTTTCGGGCATAAAGAAGATAGCgtttaaagagaaatatatatattttcttaatCTACCTTGACGTCCAACCATATTGCGCCCAAGCTCACACAAAGCGCCCAAGCTCACACAGTGAGCGTCTGTGAATAGGCAAGTATGTTCATGTTGTGCAATTAGTGAAATTAAAGAGTTTGCATGGAAATAAACAGTCGCGCCCTCAACCTTAAAAATTGTCGAACTATTTTTGAATAGGAGCAAATTTTCCCAGCTCAAGTGGTTATTCTTTTGCATCGTGAGTTCACTCAATTATAtccgccgtcaattcctttcacccgGCTCTGAAATATACTTGGGAAATTTctgacacttctttggcttttgtagacagaaaaatttcagttGAGGGCAACGTGCTATGCACTAATGTTAACTAAAAACCTACAGATTGACATAGTTACTTCAGTTCATTTTCGCAGCCATCACGCGTCAAAAATTCCATACCTTTTacacagtttctcagactttgtcgtttatgtagtgaccAATCTGATTTTCCCAAAAAATCAGAGGtgtgtgccagtttttcgataaacgtggctatcctgtttctgtcgttcaagagGGCCACCACCGTACCCAACtaattgatcgacagtcagcaccaCAAGCGGCTCTTAAGGAAAATACCGATTGCactccattcactctcacatttcacccggccctcacaaccacgcagttaaatctatcattcttaaaaaatttaaattatttcaaaacgattcagagactgttattatcttttcgcaacccccactaatttcattcaaacgcgacaaaaaATGACCAATGACCAATGACCAACCTataactttcaaatgcgctcgctcacgatgcaaaacttgttgTATGGActcaagagatccattaagatcactgttCACTTCAagtgtacctccgccaatgttatcTATTGCATAACTCGCACATATTCCGTGGGATACGGTGGCCCATTGTTACATAGAAGACACTCTATCtgctttttaaattcaattttatcgcgcagtaaatgaaaaattatcgcgCGAGAAATGGGAAATTTGTTGGGTCGCACAAGATCGGCTGTCATACACGTTGTTTCTGTGGCTGCAACAGTTGAGGAGGTATGCTTTGAGGTCGGTAGTTCGTTTTATTTTCGTGAAAAGATCATTGAGCAGTACTTTGCAATACTTCCACTACACAGCTTTGTGAATCAATTcagtaaaccttgattttgcGAAATCTTACGAGACACTTTCAGAGATGGCTGTCAGTCGAGTGTCTCAGAACAAG is a window encoding:
- the LOC131795707 gene encoding tetratricopeptide repeat protein 28-like — its product is MDKIPAVKAFLIGYAVAVFLTNTNRWAESIGLYFECLVLLNQLSVSKPSSVLTLIEYVIRQKFMRAVLLLEERGLKFYDLGRIKESISCLKKALCIYEKAGPRLREAWCHCHLGRSLHIECQYERAMEHYQKALDVSGLSRHEKQELEGWVYNNIGEVCNVRGNYEKARHYYEKAFKINKEIGDEIQQAIYYNNMGVMNHNYLGNLEVALDFHEKALEIRKRLGRRKDEGTSYNNIGGVYEARGDFKKALEYYEKSLKLSVDIEDRVLEAANLYFIGKVSRKLGQFRKALEYLERALQLKSDAGVKKAGNLTDLGNLYMSFGDYEKARQYHQKAIKLCEEKGDLEIMGICYKNASKLPSYLGDDEKAKSYLEKAIDVLEKTGNKVDLAMTFANISDIYISTGQYQKACEYLQKALKVSEEVGHIQLKTSVLISFAALNFALGKYEQAIEHAKNALKIVKGIDEKQREVSCYVFLGNVYFAQGHNEKAIWYQSKALELKKEIGMEDQSQIYLRNTLGEIYSSEGNFSKACENLHESIKIHKRTRSFLKDETDKISLDGKNYSCYKSLSWLLLREGNLNQALFTLELGRSRALVDLMSESYGIKRSLVHNEVTPDALQNFFKEQQRNFLFIATFQMNSDFALWFVDKGGSVKFKLVKIDLETELFKESSATKEPEMDASSSTLDDPHCEDRSLALLYENYPFASQEQQLKPNKGSVQMQVKQIGSKSYIGLSYTVKSYAAFIAPIFDLIDSPEIIISPEPGLFLTPFASLKDENGKYLSETVRVRLIPSITTLKLIHDSAASYHSQSGALIVGDPAVGPVEINGSVKTLDPLPKAREEAQMVSRLVGVRCLIGEEATKEEVLKRIQEVSLVHIAAHGDETTGEIALAPNRSVVGVPKIGDVLLTMSDIARVGIRAKLVVLSCCHSARGKALKAEGIVGIARAFLGSGARSVLMSLWAVDDGATKAFMNIFYKFLIREKLSASESLHLTMKKMRESVLYSDRKHWAPFVLLGDNVTLTF